The Candidatus Neomarinimicrobiota bacterium DNA window CAGGCTCCTCGAAAAAAAACTAGGAGTGAACGTCGTATACACCCGCGATGAAGACGTTTTTGTGTCGCTCGAAGAGAGGGGAAAGATAGCTAACAGGAACGAAGGGAAATTATTTATCAGTATTCACCTGAACGATTTTCCCAAAAACCGGAAAGTAAACGGATTCGAAGTTTATATTCTCAGACCGGGCAAAACTGAAAGCGCTATAAAAGTGGCTGAAAGAGAAAATTCAGTGCTGAGATTTGAAGAAAAGGAGAGCGCTGAAAGATATATAAAGTTTGCGAACGAAAAGCTGATATTGGCGTCACTCGCTCAAGCCGCTTTCATGCATGAATCGGAAGATTTTGCCGGTATTCTCGTCAAAGAATTACAGAAAAAGATCTCCTCGCCGAGCAGAGGAGTGAAACAAGCCGGATTTTACGTTTTGGTAGGAGCTTCTATGCCGCATGCATACATTGAGGCGGGATTTATCTCTAACCGGAAAGAGGAAAAAAACTTGAAATCTTCCAAACATCGGCAGAAAATAGCGGAAGCGATTTACGAGGGTATTCGGAAGTTTAAAAGAAAATACGAGCAACTAATAATTTCAGCAAACAGCAGGTCAGGTTGAACGACAGTCCGATAGGAATTTTCGATTCAGGTATAGGGGGATTAACGGTTGTACGCGAAGTCACCAAATTGCTGCCGGGCGAGAAGATCGTCTATTTCGGTGATACGGCGAGGGTACCGTACGGGTCGAAGAGTCCGAATGTAGTACGTGAGTTTTCGATGCAGGATGCGTTGTTTCTTGATGGGAAGAGCGTAAAATCGATTGTAGTGGCGTGCAATACTGCCTCGGCGGAGTCTATAGACCTGCTGCGAAGTGAATTCGATATTCCGGTTATCGGAGTGATAGAACCGGGTGCCCGGACGGCTGCGGAATCCACGAAAAAGGGGATCGTCGGAGTCATAGGAACTTATGGAACGGTTGCCTCCGGCGCATATACAGAGGCAGTGCATGCGGTTGACCCATCGATAAAAGTAGAATCGGTTGCCTGCCCGCTTTTTGTTCCTCTCGTGGAAGAAGGCTGGCAGGATAAGCAGGTAACTAAAAAAATCGCTGAAGAGTATCTTTCGGTATTGATCGAAAAAGGGATCGATACTCTTATTCTCGGATGCACACATTATCCGGTGTTAAAACCGGTGCTTCAGG harbors:
- a CDS encoding glutamate racemase encodes the protein MNDSPIGIFDSGIGGLTVVREVTKLLPGEKIVYFGDTARVPYGSKSPNVVREFSMQDALFLDGKSVKSIVVACNTASAESIDLLRSEFDIPVIGVIEPGARTAAESTKKGIVGVIGTYGTVASGAYTEAVHAVDPSIKVESVACPLFVPLVEEGWQDKQVTKKIAEEYLSVLIEKGIDTLILGCTHYPVLKPVLQEVVGDGVNLIDSAVATAAELSRILKENNLESPADQKETEHEFFVSDLPYKFKETAERFLGKELPDVELVPLELLESGLKI